Proteins from a genomic interval of Pseudoalteromonas sp. MEBiC 03607:
- a CDS encoding DUF1240 domain-containing protein yields MPLLKWEKSDEKFSDLNFTTKCWLLFGLIFLTCIAILLLYGTNKGMNEHVFFNTDNHYVSEVSIQAPAFFLLPFPFLMMIGIIQKIFNYKNERTFLLMIKSTLAGIVLYFISSILLSYYIEANLKNHGYTYCSWYKFSPTRSPDVWLKNSELCLKVHHYVVSDVKEWFEWHNEQGIEPQLDELKAFIAKKNKEQGR; encoded by the coding sequence ATGCCATTATTAAAGTGGGAGAAATCAGATGAAAAATTTTCTGATCTTAATTTCACTACTAAATGCTGGCTACTATTTGGCTTGATATTTTTGACTTGTATTGCAATTTTATTACTTTATGGAACAAATAAAGGAATGAATGAGCATGTGTTTTTTAATACAGATAATCATTATGTAAGTGAGGTTAGCATTCAGGCCCCAGCTTTCTTTTTATTGCCATTCCCGTTTTTAATGATGATTGGGATAATTCAGAAGATATTTAATTATAAAAATGAAAGAACTTTTTTGCTGATGATAAAGTCAACGTTAGCAGGTATAGTTTTGTACTTTATTTCGTCGATTTTGTTGAGTTACTATATTGAAGCAAACTTAAAAAACCATGGCTATACTTACTGCTCTTGGTATAAGTTTTCCCCGACACGCTCACCAGATGTATGGCTAAAAAATAGTGAGCTTTGTTTGAAAGTTCATCATTATGTTGTGTCAGATGTTAAAGAGTGGTTTGAGTGGCATAATGAGCAAGGTATTGAGCCTCAACTTGATGAACTTAAGGCCTTTATAGCTAAAAAAAATAAGGAGCAAGGTCGCTAA
- the rimK gene encoding 30S ribosomal protein S6--L-glutamate ligase, with the protein MKLGILSRNQNLYSTRRLIEAAEQRGHEVKVIDALRCYMNINSEQPEIHYRGENLKDFDAIVPRIGSSVTFYGCAVLRQFEMMGVFPVNESVAITRSRDKLRSLQLLSRKGVGMPVTGFASKPDDVKDLLSMVGGTPVVIKLLEGTQGIGVVLAETRKAAESVIEAFMGLKANIMVQEYIKEAGGADIRCFVLGDKVIAAMKRQAQEGEFRSNLHRGGSATLVRITPEERRTAVAAAKAMGLNVAGVDLLRSARGPLVMEVNSSPGLEGIEVATGKDIAGMIINFIEKTAATKRTATRGKG; encoded by the coding sequence ATGAAACTTGGTATTTTATCTCGCAACCAAAATTTATATTCAACACGTCGCTTGATAGAGGCAGCAGAACAGCGTGGTCATGAAGTAAAAGTGATTGATGCACTACGTTGCTACATGAACATTAATTCAGAGCAACCAGAAATTCATTATCGTGGCGAAAATTTAAAAGATTTTGATGCTATCGTGCCACGTATAGGTTCATCAGTAACTTTCTATGGTTGTGCGGTATTACGTCAGTTTGAAATGATGGGCGTATTTCCTGTGAACGAGTCTGTTGCTATTACCCGTTCACGTGACAAATTACGTTCACTACAGCTACTCTCGCGAAAAGGTGTGGGTATGCCAGTAACAGGCTTTGCGAGCAAACCTGATGACGTAAAAGACTTATTAAGCATGGTAGGTGGCACACCTGTAGTAATTAAACTACTTGAAGGTACGCAAGGTATCGGTGTGGTATTAGCTGAAACACGCAAAGCAGCAGAAAGTGTAATTGAAGCATTCATGGGCTTGAAAGCCAATATCATGGTGCAAGAGTACATCAAAGAAGCTGGCGGTGCTGATATTCGCTGTTTCGTACTAGGTGATAAAGTTATTGCTGCTATGAAGCGTCAAGCTCAAGAAGGTGAGTTCCGCTCGAACTTACACCGTGGTGGTAGTGCGACACTTGTGCGTATTACGCCTGAAGAAAGAAGAACTGCGGTTGCAGCTGCTAAAGCGATGGGCTTGAACGTAGCAGGTGTCGATTTACTTCGTTCTGCACGTGGTCCATTAGTGATGGAAGTAAATTCATCACCAGGCCTTGAAGGCATTGAAGTAGCAACAGGCAAGGACATTGCTGGCATGATCATCAATTTTATTGAGAAAACAGCCGCTACAAAAAGAACTGCAACTCGTGGTAAAGGCTAA
- a CDS encoding DUF1240 domain-containing protein encodes MQILKWEKSGEKFSDLELGRRLTIYFGVILFVVLTFVFVHATYTGFLNYIFINTNYYYISEYGYVAPLIFFVPFPLLLTVAGIQKLLNYKNERTFLLAVKVMFVAIPVYFAFSIICSLYIESNLKNHGYTYCSWYEFSPTRSPDVWLKNSELCLKVHHNIVSDIEEWFKWHNEQGIEPQLDELKAFIAKKNKEQGR; translated from the coding sequence ATGCAAATTCTGAAGTGGGAAAAATCTGGAGAGAAATTCTCCGACCTTGAGCTAGGTAGAAGATTAACTATATATTTTGGGGTGATCTTATTTGTCGTTCTTACTTTTGTTTTTGTTCATGCAACTTATACAGGTTTTCTAAATTATATATTTATTAATACAAACTATTATTATATTTCTGAATATGGATATGTTGCCCCATTAATTTTTTTTGTACCATTTCCATTGCTTTTAACTGTTGCAGGTATTCAAAAGTTATTGAATTATAAGAATGAAAGAACTTTTTTATTAGCAGTTAAAGTTATGTTTGTAGCTATTCCTGTGTATTTTGCTTTTTCAATCATATGTAGTCTTTATATCGAATCTAACTTAAAAAACCATGGCTACACTTATTGTTCTTGGTATGAATTTTCACCAACACGTTCACCAGATGTATGGTTAAAGAATAGCGAGCTTTGTTTGAAAGTTCATCATAATATTGTGTCAGATATTGAAGAATGGTTTAAATGGCACAATGAGCAAGGTATTGAACCTCAACTTGATGAACTTAAAGCCTTTATTGCAAAAAAAAATAAAGAGCAAGGTCGCTAA
- the pnuC gene encoding nicotinamide riboside transporter PnuC: MEFLSETFSGFTAMSHWEYIAVALSMAYLLLAIKESLWCWPAAFLSTFIYTVMYWNGALLMESLLNFYYMYMAVYGWVVWRRGMNNKDHLPIISWSLKRHAVILLATSLASVVIGFVMTNYTHADFAYLDSFTTCFAVVTTYLVAKKVLENWLYWIVIDAASMYLYFEKGYYPTLVLFVFYTIMAAWGFKTWYEEYEQHQAKPLAQL, encoded by the coding sequence ATGGAATTTTTGAGCGAAACCTTCTCAGGCTTTACTGCCATGTCGCATTGGGAATACATTGCCGTTGCATTGTCGATGGCGTATTTACTGTTAGCGATTAAAGAAAGCCTATGGTGTTGGCCTGCCGCGTTTTTGAGCACCTTTATTTATACCGTGATGTACTGGAATGGCGCACTGTTGATGGAGTCGCTACTTAATTTTTACTACATGTATATGGCGGTATATGGTTGGGTAGTTTGGCGCCGGGGCATGAACAATAAAGATCATCTGCCAATAATTTCTTGGTCGTTGAAGCGCCATGCAGTGATTTTGCTTGCTACTTCATTAGCTTCAGTTGTTATTGGTTTTGTGATGACCAATTACACCCATGCTGATTTTGCTTATTTAGACAGTTTTACCACCTGTTTTGCTGTGGTGACAACCTACCTTGTTGCTAAGAAGGTACTGGAAAACTGGTTATACTGGATTGTGATTGATGCAGCTTCGATGTATTTGTACTTTGAAAAAGGTTATTACCCAACCTTAGTGCTTTTTGTGTTTTACACCATTATGGCAGCGTGGGGCTTTAAAACCTGGTACGAAGAATACGAGCAGCATCAGGCTAAGCCGCTTGCACAGCTATAG
- a CDS encoding helix-turn-helix domain-containing protein → MSLMSTEQVAEFLGVKVERVKRLAREHLLISKSQDDKGEPLFDPEDVKKYKELAERIGGL, encoded by the coding sequence ATGAGTTTAATGTCTACAGAGCAAGTGGCGGAATTTTTAGGTGTCAAAGTTGAACGTGTAAAACGCCTTGCTCGCGAACATTTACTGATCTCTAAATCACAAGATGACAAAGGTGAGCCTTTGTTTGATCCAGAAGACGTAAAAAAATATAAAGAGCTTGCCGAGCGAATTGGCGGTCTTTAG
- a CDS encoding YkoF family thiamine/hydroxymethylpyrimidine-binding protein, whose amino-acid sequence MKLSVEISKYPLHQDYIPFIKGFIDRVNSYEGLKVITNTLSTQIFGDYDLVMSVLNTEIKRSYEEFGKAIFVCKFLHGDLSPSED is encoded by the coding sequence ATGAAACTTTCAGTAGAGATCAGCAAGTATCCACTTCACCAAGATTATATTCCGTTTATTAAAGGTTTTATTGACCGTGTAAATAGTTATGAAGGTCTAAAAGTGATCACCAATACCTTATCGACACAGATTTTCGGTGATTATGATTTAGTGATGTCTGTACTTAATACTGAAATCAAACGTTCATATGAAGAGTTTGGTAAAGCTATTTTTGTTTGTAAATTCTTACATGGTGACTTGTCGCCTAGCGAAGACTAA
- the dnaB gene encoding replicative DNA helicase has translation MAKPDKQVDTLKVPPHSIEAEQSVLGGLMLDNQAFDRVAELVVAQDFYTRTHKLIFEAMVSLAESGDPIDLITISESLEKNNQLSSVGGFAYLAEIAKNTPSAANIDAYANIVRERAVIREMIGVANEIAEAGFSPEGRTSHDLLDFAESKVFKIAEQRTKSTEGPQSLHSILEKTVDKIEELYQSPQDGVTGVSTGYTDLDKMTAGMQPSDLIIVAARPSMGKTTFAMNLAEHAAMTQDKPVLIYSLEMPSEQIMMRMLASLGRINQTKVRTGQLDDDDWARLSSTMGLLMEKGKMYVDDASGLTPTDVRSRARRIARDHGGISMIMVDYLQLMRVPSLSDNRTLEIAEISRSLKALAKELQCPVIALSQLNRTLEQRADKRPINSDLRESGSIEQDADLIMFIYRDEVYNEDSAEKGVAEIIIGKQRNGPIGKVRLTFQGQFSRFDNYAGPAMDDEY, from the coding sequence ATGGCCAAACCAGATAAGCAAGTCGACACGTTAAAAGTTCCTCCCCATTCAATTGAAGCTGAGCAATCTGTTTTAGGTGGTTTAATGCTTGATAATCAAGCGTTTGACCGTGTTGCTGAGTTAGTGGTTGCACAGGATTTTTATACCCGCACCCACAAGCTAATTTTTGAAGCAATGGTGAGCCTTGCTGAAAGTGGCGACCCTATCGATTTGATCACTATTTCTGAAAGCTTAGAAAAAAATAATCAGTTAAGTAGTGTCGGTGGTTTTGCCTACCTTGCCGAAATTGCCAAAAACACGCCAAGTGCAGCGAACATTGATGCTTACGCGAATATTGTTCGTGAACGTGCTGTTATCCGTGAAATGATTGGTGTTGCGAACGAAATTGCCGAAGCTGGCTTTAGCCCTGAAGGGCGTACCAGCCATGATTTGCTCGACTTTGCCGAAAGTAAAGTATTTAAAATTGCAGAGCAACGCACAAAAAGTACTGAAGGGCCGCAAAGCTTACATAGCATCTTAGAAAAAACCGTCGATAAGATTGAAGAGCTTTATCAGTCGCCGCAAGATGGTGTAACCGGTGTAAGTACAGGTTATACCGACCTTGATAAAATGACGGCAGGTATGCAGCCTTCTGACCTTATCATCGTGGCGGCACGTCCATCGATGGGTAAAACCACCTTCGCGATGAACTTAGCCGAACACGCAGCTATGACACAAGATAAGCCTGTGCTTATTTACTCACTAGAGATGCCTTCAGAGCAAATCATGATGAGGATGCTGGCATCGCTAGGTCGCATTAACCAAACTAAGGTGCGTACTGGTCAGCTTGATGATGATGACTGGGCGCGCCTGTCGTCAACCATGGGCTTGTTGATGGAAAAAGGTAAGATGTATGTTGATGATGCATCGGGCCTAACACCCACAGATGTACGCTCGCGTGCACGTCGCATTGCCCGCGACCATGGCGGTATTAGTATGATCATGGTCGACTATTTACAGTTAATGCGTGTACCAAGCTTATCTGATAACCGTACCTTAGAGATTGCTGAAATATCTCGCTCATTAAAAGCACTGGCAAAAGAACTGCAATGTCCGGTTATTGCATTATCACAGCTAAACCGTACTCTAGAGCAACGTGCCGATAAACGCCCAATCAACTCCGACTTACGTGAATCAGGCTCGATCGAGCAGGATGCCGACTTAATCATGTTTATTTACCGTGATGAAGTGTATAACGAAGACAGTGCTGAAAAAGGCGTGGCCGAAATCATCATTGGTAAGCAGCGTAACGGCCCAATCGGTAAAGTACGTTTAACGTTCCAAGGTCAATTCTCGCGTTTTGATAACTACGCGGGTCCAGCTATGGATGACGAATACTAA
- the zntB gene encoding zinc transporter ZntB, which translates to MINGLLHVLILDEQGGARAIDNSTELQNWQPAHGKLWVHMDYSQADAVQWLEQSNLLTDYELESLIADETRPRLTKVTNGNMLFLRGVNLNPAQSPEDMVSLRLFINENVIVTTRKRRLLSVQDVVESFDGSNGPCSISELVCQLAQNLTSRMQAVIDSLDDTLDGFEDEIDEPNKGFDHQSLAQIRRQTIALKRYLRPQKEALITLLNNKYKWLDEDDKARLNETTNMLIRYLEELDSSIERAQIIQQAITSQVSEQLNQRMYVMSVVAALFLPLGFLTGLLGVNVGGIPGTESPYAFSLFIIFLLVLTVGIGIYFKNKKWL; encoded by the coding sequence ATGATCAATGGGTTACTTCATGTCTTAATCTTAGACGAACAAGGCGGCGCACGTGCTATTGACAATAGTACTGAGCTGCAAAATTGGCAACCTGCACACGGAAAACTTTGGGTTCACATGGACTACAGTCAGGCCGATGCAGTGCAGTGGCTTGAACAAAGTAACTTATTAACAGATTACGAACTTGAGTCCCTTATTGCTGATGAAACACGCCCTCGCCTAACTAAAGTTACCAACGGTAACATGCTGTTTTTACGTGGTGTAAATTTAAACCCCGCGCAAAGTCCAGAAGATATGGTGTCGTTACGTTTATTCATCAACGAGAATGTTATTGTTACAACGCGTAAACGCCGTTTATTATCGGTGCAAGACGTTGTTGAATCGTTCGATGGTAGTAATGGCCCTTGCTCAATCTCTGAATTAGTGTGTCAATTAGCGCAAAACCTAACGTCTCGTATGCAAGCGGTGATCGATAGCCTTGATGACACACTCGATGGCTTTGAAGATGAAATTGATGAACCAAACAAAGGCTTTGATCATCAATCGCTAGCGCAAATTCGTCGTCAGACAATCGCGTTAAAACGTTATTTAAGACCACAAAAAGAAGCACTTATTACTTTGCTAAACAACAAATATAAGTGGCTAGATGAAGACGATAAAGCACGCTTAAACGAAACAACCAATATGTTGATCCGTTATTTAGAGGAGCTAGACAGCTCGATTGAACGTGCGCAAATTATTCAACAAGCGATTACCAGCCAAGTGTCGGAGCAACTAAACCAACGCATGTATGTGATGTCGGTAGTTGCTGCACTGTTTTTACCACTTGGCTTCTTAACAGGCTTACTCGGTGTAAACGTGGGTGGAATTCCGGGCACTGAAAGCCCTTATGCATTTAGCTTGTTTATTATTTTCTTGCTGGTGCTAACCGTTGGAATTGGCATTTACTTTAAAAATAAGAAGTGGCTATAA
- a CDS encoding phosphotransferase has product MKTEQQIHALFARFDPHLIITSISPLVEGLSNDNYLVKTSNKDFLVKHYRDHWPAIGLAAQTHFAKQSCCPAPLWLEQATDTAIFEYVAGSIASGEFCSSLLPDLVNLHRYPVLTEPMDIAYEINYYQQTPRYQQHAELIKQSLAYIASAPKDMGFCHNDLVKENIIVNESGMFLIDFEYAKSNDVYFDLAALVVSFALNDEQQLALLKSYHALVCDHHEFNLSVEKLAAFHALFLLLCICWYEQRGAMDKVAPLLTQLNHFILKVKN; this is encoded by the coding sequence ATGAAAACAGAGCAACAAATTCACGCGTTGTTTGCGCGTTTTGACCCCCATTTAATTATTACCTCAATCAGCCCGCTGGTTGAGGGATTAAGCAATGACAACTACTTAGTAAAAACCTCAAATAAAGATTTCTTGGTTAAGCATTATCGCGACCACTGGCCTGCAATTGGCCTTGCTGCGCAAACGCACTTTGCAAAGCAAAGCTGCTGTCCAGCACCGCTTTGGTTAGAGCAAGCAACCGATACCGCTATTTTTGAATACGTGGCAGGTAGCATTGCAAGCGGTGAGTTCTGTAGTAGCTTATTGCCTGATTTAGTGAATTTACATCGTTATCCTGTGCTAACTGAGCCTATGGATATTGCCTACGAAATTAACTATTACCAGCAAACACCCCGTTACCAGCAACACGCAGAGCTAATTAAGCAATCACTGGCTTATATTGCTTCAGCACCAAAAGATATGGGCTTTTGCCATAATGATTTAGTAAAAGAAAATATCATTGTGAATGAATCAGGTATGTTTTTGATCGACTTTGAATATGCCAAAAGTAACGATGTTTATTTTGACTTAGCGGCGCTAGTGGTGAGTTTTGCACTGAATGACGAGCAGCAACTAGCATTACTTAAAAGTTACCATGCGCTTGTGTGCGACCATCACGAGTTTAACTTATCAGTTGAAAAGCTCGCAGCGTTTCATGCACTGTTTTTACTTTTATGTATTTGCTGGTATGAACAACGTGGTGCGATGGACAAAGTGGCGCCACTGCTTACACAGCTTAACCACTTCATATTAAAAGTTAAAAACTAA
- a CDS encoding succinylglutamate desuccinylase/aspartoacylase family protein, with the protein MAKVKKNTPFSILGDTVGVGERKTFSIEAAKLYTHSPLNIPIEVVNGVQQGPVLMVCAAIHGDELNGVEVVRQLLAKIEPEQLRGTIIAVPIVNVFGFIHKSRYLPDRRDMNRSFPGSTRGSLAGRMANAFFSQVAMHCTHIIDLHTGAIHRTNLPQIRANLSDPATAAMAKAFGTPAVIDASLRNGSLRSEAANLGIPVITYEAGEALRFDPIAIAAGVQGVDYVMRHLKMVRGKRAKKLPEPVIASSTSWVRAEVDGIVRAQVSLGERVMKGQVLAYISSPLGDAELELLAPRSGIVIGQQTMPLVNEGDAVFHLAYFAHANSIVEQQLENFIDEISDIEDELKTADLNN; encoded by the coding sequence GTGGCTAAGGTTAAGAAAAATACACCGTTTTCAATTTTAGGTGATACGGTGGGGGTTGGCGAACGTAAAACATTTTCTATTGAAGCTGCTAAGCTTTATACCCATTCGCCGTTAAATATTCCGATTGAAGTCGTCAATGGTGTGCAGCAAGGACCGGTATTAATGGTATGTGCGGCCATTCATGGTGACGAGCTCAATGGTGTTGAGGTTGTTAGGCAATTACTGGCTAAGATTGAGCCTGAGCAACTGCGAGGGACAATTATTGCAGTACCGATTGTGAATGTATTTGGATTCATTCACAAATCACGCTATTTACCTGATCGCCGAGATATGAACCGTAGCTTTCCGGGCTCAACCCGCGGTTCACTAGCTGGGCGCATGGCTAATGCATTTTTCTCGCAAGTAGCTATGCATTGTACGCATATTATTGACTTACATACGGGCGCGATACACCGGACAAACTTGCCGCAAATTCGTGCTAATTTAAGTGATCCTGCAACGGCAGCTATGGCGAAAGCCTTTGGTACTCCAGCGGTGATTGATGCATCACTTCGTAATGGCTCATTACGTAGTGAGGCGGCAAATTTAGGTATTCCAGTGATTACTTATGAAGCTGGTGAAGCGCTTCGCTTTGACCCTATTGCCATTGCTGCAGGTGTGCAAGGTGTTGATTATGTAATGCGCCATTTAAAAATGGTACGTGGTAAGCGAGCTAAGAAGCTACCAGAGCCGGTTATTGCAAGCTCAACAAGCTGGGTGCGCGCCGAAGTTGACGGTATTGTGCGTGCACAAGTATCACTTGGTGAGCGAGTAATGAAAGGGCAAGTGTTAGCTTATATCAGCAGCCCACTTGGTGATGCTGAGCTTGAGCTACTCGCTCCGCGCAGTGGTATTGTGATTGGTCAACAAACCATGCCGCTTGTGAACGAGGGGGATGCCGTATTCCATCTTGCTTACTTTGCTCATGCAAATAGTATTGTAGAGCAACAACTTGAAAACTTTATTGATGAAATAAGCGATATTGAAGACGAGTTGAAAACGGCAGATTTAAATAATTAG
- a CDS encoding ATP-dependent zinc protease has translation MTAKMIVGWREWLSLPELGIEKIKAKVDTGARTSCIHAFDIEEFSENGENWVKFSTHPLQEDVETTVLCRAKIVERKYVTSSSGQRELRYFIETKLVAGDQSWPVRVTLSNRATMKFRMLLGRTAMENRIVVDPALSHLL, from the coding sequence ATGACCGCAAAAATGATAGTTGGCTGGCGTGAGTGGCTGAGCTTGCCAGAACTGGGCATTGAGAAGATCAAAGCGAAGGTGGATACAGGTGCGCGTACATCTTGTATTCATGCGTTTGATATTGAGGAATTTTCAGAAAATGGCGAAAACTGGGTGAAATTTAGTACCCATCCTCTGCAAGAAGATGTAGAAACAACAGTGTTGTGTCGTGCAAAAATCGTTGAGCGTAAGTACGTGACCAGTTCGAGTGGTCAGCGTGAACTTCGTTACTTTATTGAAACAAAACTCGTTGCAGGAGACCAAAGCTGGCCTGTAAGAGTAACCTTAAGTAACCGTGCAACGATGAAATTTAGAATGTTGCTAGGGCGCACAGCAATGGAAAATCGTATAGTCGTTGATCCGGCTTTATCACACTTATTATAA
- the alr gene encoding alanine racemase, translating into MRLAIAEINLQALAHNLAQVKRFAPGCKVMAVLKANAYGHGLVKIAQYLNDADAFAVARIDEALALRAGGLTKPIVLLEGFFHQDDLPILLANNFQTIIHDENQLTSLENAMLDAPIACWLKVNTGMHRLGIAPSQFESFYNRLKASPNARDDIKLMTHFSCADDINDEKTAQQIALFDSLADGKSEQHCLANSAGIIAWPKGHGEWVRPGLMLYGVSPMLNGVGQQHGLEPVMRLTTRVIAIRDVEANQCVGYGGRWCSDKATKLAVVAMGYGDGYPRHAEQGTPVIIKSQRYGIVGSVAMDMITVDIGDNHDNIKVGDEVIMWGPELPVEEIAQCATTIPYELLCNITPRVSYEYQE; encoded by the coding sequence ATGCGCTTAGCCATTGCCGAAATCAACCTTCAAGCACTTGCCCATAATTTAGCGCAAGTGAAGCGCTTTGCGCCTGGTTGCAAAGTAATGGCGGTGCTAAAAGCCAACGCCTATGGTCATGGCTTAGTAAAAATTGCCCAATACTTAAATGATGCCGACGCTTTTGCGGTAGCACGAATTGACGAAGCGTTAGCGCTACGTGCCGGTGGACTGACAAAACCGATTGTATTGCTTGAAGGTTTTTTTCATCAAGACGATCTGCCCATTTTGCTGGCAAATAACTTTCAAACCATCATTCATGATGAGAATCAGCTCACCAGCCTTGAAAATGCAATGCTTGATGCACCAATTGCATGCTGGTTAAAAGTGAATACGGGTATGCATCGACTGGGTATTGCTCCTTCGCAATTCGAGTCTTTCTACAATCGCTTAAAAGCAAGTCCTAATGCCCGTGATGACATTAAATTAATGACGCATTTCTCGTGTGCCGATGACATCAATGATGAAAAGACCGCTCAGCAAATTGCTTTGTTTGACTCATTAGCTGATGGCAAAAGCGAGCAGCATTGCCTTGCAAACTCAGCTGGCATTATTGCTTGGCCAAAAGGTCATGGCGAGTGGGTACGCCCGGGGTTGATGCTCTATGGCGTATCGCCAATGCTTAATGGTGTTGGTCAACAGCACGGGCTTGAACCTGTTATGCGTTTAACGACTCGCGTTATTGCGATTCGTGATGTTGAGGCTAATCAATGTGTTGGCTATGGTGGCCGTTGGTGTAGTGATAAAGCCACTAAGCTTGCCGTAGTTGCGATGGGCTATGGTGATGGTTATCCGCGTCATGCCGAGCAGGGCACACCGGTTATTATTAAGTCGCAGCGCTATGGTATTGTTGGCAGTGTGGCGATGGATATGATCACGGTCGATATTGGTGATAACCACGACAATATCAAAGTAGGAGATGAGGTGATCATGTGGGGGCCTGAGCTTCCTGTTGAAGAGATTGCCCAGTGTGCGACCACCATTCCTTACGAGTTACTGTGTAATATCACCCCGCGAGTAAGTTACGAGTATCAAGAATAA
- a CDS encoding DUF2960 domain-containing protein gives MARRITYKFKNQPREINFAKDKYRDMYHAIAAAEGIDLTNYLKMEQQVEMTSKGSAAVRNFRDQEFARMGFSDVYFIKE, from the coding sequence ATGGCACGCCGCATCACTTATAAATTTAAAAACCAACCGCGCGAAATCAATTTTGCTAAAGATAAATACCGCGATATGTATCATGCGATAGCTGCGGCTGAAGGCATTGATTTAACGAATTATTTAAAGATGGAACAGCAAGTCGAAATGACTTCAAAAGGTTCTGCAGCAGTGCGTAATTTTCGTGATCAAGAATTCGCACGAATGGGCTTTAGCGACGTGTATTTTATTAAAGAATAG